CACGCTCGAAGGGACCGATTGCGGCTCCCATTTCGAACTCTCCCGCCTGTTCGAGCGTGGAAGAGAGTGCTGCGCCCTGCATTGCATTCCGGTTGGTCATCATGACAACGTGGTTGACCGGGATGTTGCGGAGAGCATATCCGAGACCTTCGTTGTTCTGGGGGATGGTCAGAACGGAGGAGACAAGAGCTCCCTCGAGGTCCATCGTGTGCGGATATCCGCCCCAGGCTGCCGCCTTGACCATGGAACCGTTGAATGCATCGATATTGAACTGATCGATGATCGAGTAGGTCGTCGCCGCAGCAACAGACGTGATTGCCGCGTCGTAGGTTGCCGCCGCATCAATTCTGGCTTTGGGGACTTCAACGAGCAGCAGCTTGCCGCCGCTGAACTCATGCACGATGGTGTCGCCACCCTCGACATCTACCATGTCCTTAATCTTGGCGACGATCGCGTCCTTGTTGCCCATGATGTCAAGATCGAGCTCACGGCCCATGATCTGGCCTTTGCCGACCTTACCGACTTTCAGTTCGGACTCAATCTTCCCGAGCTGAACCGCAATCGTCCTCTTGGTGAGGTCGATGAGCTTCTTGGTCGCCGGGTTGACGAGCGGGCTGATCTTCTCAAGCGTGACACCGCTTTTGAGAAGTTTGCCTGTATCGTCGTACAGGTCGATTGTTTCGGTATATTTTGCCATAATTTTCCTCCTTTTCCTGATTTGTGCAATGCATCTCAATAACTGAATGCTGGAAACAAGGACGTTTCCGTAATAATATGTCGGTCGCTACTGCACGTCCCCGCATGGGACATTGAATAATACCCAACGCCCCCATATAAGCATTCCTAATGGCGATTTGAATATAAACGGTAAAATAAATAATTTTCAGGGGTAATATTCAAATATAAGAGGTCTCGTTTGCAAAAATACTCATTTCGTGTGAAGAATGTAGATAAGACGTAATACGATATGTGACGGGAGTAGATGAATTGTGGGAATATGGGGTGCGCCCCCAAAAAAACAGGGTTAATATTTGAGGTAGAGTTTGCCGAAGACCACGCTGCCCTTCCTCTTCGGGTGGCGTTCGCCGATATCCCCTTCATAGAGGGCGAAGGTTGCCTCGCTCCCGTCCACCTCGAGGTCGACGTCGTTTCTGTACTGGAATCCGGGCATCATGACTTCGATATCCCCGAAGACGATGATCTCTCCCTCCACCATCTGGCCGCCGACTTTGCTCTTGCAGTCGCCCTTGACGACAATGCGGCCGCCTTCCTGGTGCGTGCCCACGTGGACGTCGGTGTTGCCGCCGATGATGATCTCGCCGCCACGCATGAACGTGCCGATGTCGCTGCCGGCATTGCCGCCGACGCGGATGAGGCCGCCCTGCATGCCTCGCCAGTCACCGCGATAGGCGGCGCCGAGGTAGTTTCCGGCATCGCCGTCGACGACGATCTCGCCGCCCGTCATCCCGGTGCCCGCGAATGCATCGACTGTTCCCTTCACGGTGATCTTTCCGCCCTGCATCCAGGCGCCGACATACATGTCGGCATCGCCCTTCACGAGAACGTCGCCCGCGGACATCTTCATGCCGATGTACTTGACACGGGAGACATCGCCGTCGATGACGATTGAGGTCTCGGCGGCGGTCGCGCCCGCACTCCCGGCGACGGTGAAGTACTCGCCGAGCGATTCTCTGGTGTTGCCCGTGTAGACGTGCAGGTCCGCAATCTCCGCAGCCGATTTGCCGGCGAAGGCATCGGGTGTGATGTTGTCCGCCTCAAGGCGGAGTGAGGGGACTTTTTTCGGGGTTAATGTAACTGTTGCCATTGTCTTTTCCACCTCACCGGGATGCATCCA
This genomic interval from Methanoculleus sp. SDB contains the following:
- a CDS encoding methyl-coenzyme M reductase subunit beta, which produces MAKYTETIDLYDDTGKLLKSGVTLEKISPLVNPATKKLIDLTKRTIAVQLGKIESELKVGKVGKGQIMGRELDLDIMGNKDAIVAKIKDMVDVEGGDTIVHEFSGGKLLLVEVPKARIDAAATYDAAITSVAAATTYSIIDQFNIDAFNGSMVKAAAWGGYPHTMDLEGALVSSVLTIPQNNEGLGYALRNIPVNHVVMMTNRNAMQGAALSSTLEQAGEFEMGAAIGPFERAQLLAYAYQGLNANNLVYDLVKANGSTGTIGTVVQSLVERAIEDKVIMPGKKGGYFQFYDTKDPMLWNAYAAAGTMAATMVNCGAGRFAQAVSSTLLYFNDLLEHETGLPGCDYGRVMGVAVGFSFFSHSIYGGGGPGVFNGNHVVTRHAAGVAIPCVVAAAALDAGTQMFSPESTSKVYGDTYGKIDVFAKPIQEIAKGV
- a CDS encoding formylmethanofuran dehydrogenase subunit C — its product is MATVTLTPKKVPSLRLEADNITPDAFAGKSAAEIADLHVYTGNTRESLGEYFTVAGSAGATAAETSIVIDGDVSRVKYIGMKMSAGDVLVKGDADMYVGAWMQGGKITVKGTVDAFAGTGMTGGEIVVDGDAGNYLGAAYRGDWRGMQGGLIRVGGNAGSDIGTFMRGGEIIIGGNTDVHVGTHQEGGRIVVKGDCKSKVGGQMVEGEIIVFGDIEVMMPGFQYRNDVDLEVDGSEATFALYEGDIGERHPKRKGSVVFGKLYLKY